In Gadus macrocephalus chromosome 4, ASM3116895v1, the following proteins share a genomic window:
- the LOC132456401 gene encoding uncharacterized protein LOC132456401 gives MHQLNLQYNQLRDDYEALKRELYATQEENKHLKEQLKQSKFGFDSIKDTNAKIFFFTGLQSLQMVMWLLDIVKRSTLVLKGGLSWENHLLLVLMKVRLGLTNRDLAYRFGLPFSTVSKILRDWIPMLSSIVKPLIMWPSKDAVRANMPKCFQPKFRNCRCIIDCTEIFIERTHNLKARAETWSNYKHQNTMKYLIGITPAGAISFLSSGWGGRASDKVITLDSAFLGKLEHGDEILADRGFLVREDLASVGATLRIPSFTKGKSQLPGSCVDTSRQLSRVCIHVERVIGQLKTFKILNTVIPISQVDMLDDILTICAGLTNLRGAVVARR, from the coding sequence ATGCACCAACTCAACCTGCAGTACAACCAGCTCCGTGATGATTATGAAGCTCTGAAAAGAGAACTGTATGCCACacaggaagaaaataaacatctgAAGGAGCAACTGAAGCAGTCCAAGTTTGGGTTTGATTCCATAAAAGACACAAatgctaaaatatttttttttactggtttACAATCATTACAAATGGTTATGTGGTTGCTGGATATTGTAAAAAGAAGCACACTTGTGCTTAAGGGTGGGTTAAGTTGGGAGAACCACCTCCTTTTGGTTCTAATGAAAGTAAGACTTGGACTCACCAACAGAGACCTTGCCTACAGATTTGGGCTTCCATTCTCAACTGTATCAAAAATACTAAGAGACTGGATACCCATGTTGTCCTCAATAGTGAAACCTTTGATAATGTGGCCTAGTAAGGATGCAGTGAGAGCAAACATGCCAAAGTGTTTTCAACCCAAATTTAGGAATTGTCGATGTATTATAGACTGTACTGAAATCTTTATAGAAAGAACACACAATCTTAAAGCAAGGGCTGAAACCTGGTCAAATTATAAGCACCAAAACACAATGAAATATCTAATAGGAATCACACCAGCAGGAGCTATATCTTTTTTGTCTAGTGGGTGGGGAGGTCGTGCCTCTGACAAGGTAATAACTTTAGATTCTGCCTTTTTGGGTAAACTTGAGCATGGTGACGAGATCCTTGCAGATAGAGGTTTCCTTGTTAGAGAGGATTTGGCCAGTGTAGGAGCAACATTAAGAATACCAAGTTTCACGAAGGGGAAATCTCAGTTGCCAGGTTCTTGTGTTGACACTTCACGCCAGTTGTCAAGAGTCTGCATACATGTGGAACGAGTTATTGGTCAGCTTAAAACCTTTAAGATACTGAACACTGTCATACCCATCAGCCAAGTCGATATGCTAGATGACATTTTGACCATATGTGCTGGTCTTACGAACCTTAGGGGGGCTGTGGTGGCCCGGCGATAA